One segment of Halomonas sp. TD01 DNA contains the following:
- a CDS encoding exodeoxyribonuclease III, producing MKIASINVNGIRDAVDRGFLDWLAQQDADVICVQNIKAKSFELDDHILYPEGYEGYFLDAEEDGFSGVALYCRKIPKAIMYGLGFPQCDHEGRFLQADYDRFSIATFLMPDGSDQKAKQAFMEQYQEYLTKMSRKRREYIICGTWHVAHKTIDLANWSDNQLTSGFRPEERAWMDQVLGPTGFIDTFREINRDAGEYTWWPKLDQDVPRERQEGWRIDYQLVGPNFRRHVVDAWIDYDATFSEFAPLIVEYDLAL from the coding sequence ATGAAAATTGCCAGCATCAATGTCAATGGTATACGTGATGCCGTCGATCGTGGCTTCCTGGACTGGCTGGCTCAGCAGGATGCCGACGTGATCTGCGTGCAGAACATCAAGGCAAAAAGTTTTGAACTGGACGACCATATTCTCTATCCGGAAGGCTACGAAGGCTATTTCCTGGATGCAGAAGAAGATGGTTTCTCCGGTGTGGCACTCTATTGCCGCAAAATTCCCAAGGCGATTATGTACGGCCTTGGGTTCCCTCAGTGTGATCACGAAGGGCGCTTTCTGCAGGCGGATTATGACCGCTTCAGCATCGCCACCTTCTTGATGCCTGATGGAAGTGATCAAAAAGCCAAACAGGCGTTTATGGAGCAGTACCAAGAGTACCTAACGAAGATGTCGCGCAAACGTCGCGAATACATCATCTGTGGTACCTGGCACGTTGCCCATAAAACCATCGATTTGGCCAACTGGTCGGATAATCAGCTTACCTCTGGTTTTCGCCCGGAAGAGCGTGCCTGGATGGATCAGGTGCTTGGCCCAACCGGCTTTATCGACACTTTCCGCGAAATTAATCGCGATGCTGGCGAATATACCTGGTGGCCAAAGCTCGACCAAGACGTGCCCCGTGAGCGCCAAGAAGGCTGGCGGATCGACTACCAGCTGGTCGGGCCCAACTTCCGTCGCCATGTGGTCGACGCGTGGATTGATTACGATGCGACCTTCTCTGAGTTCGCACCGCTGATCGTTGAGTATGACTTAGCGCTGTAA
- a CDS encoding tRNA (cytidine(34)-2'-O)-methyltransferase, whose protein sequence is MFEVALFEPRMAPNTGNIMRLVANNGCRLHLIEPLGFDLEEKKLRRAGLDYRDLANVTRHADFTAFQAAMQERTIWAITTKGTRAHSDAAFVPGDVLLFGSETAGLSPQVHAALPAEQKLRIPMQPNNRSLNLSNAVAIVSYEAWRQQDYAGALGSE, encoded by the coding sequence ATGTTTGAAGTAGCGCTATTTGAACCGCGTATGGCACCCAACACGGGTAACATTATGCGCCTGGTGGCTAACAATGGCTGCCGATTACATTTAATTGAACCGCTGGGCTTTGATCTCGAAGAGAAAAAGCTGCGCCGCGCCGGGTTAGATTACCGCGACCTAGCCAATGTTACCCGCCATGCTGATTTTACGGCGTTTCAAGCGGCGATGCAGGAGCGCACGATATGGGCGATTACCACCAAAGGCACCCGCGCTCACAGCGACGCGGCTTTCGTGCCGGGCGATGTACTGCTGTTCGGTTCGGAAACCGCAGGGCTGTCGCCCCAGGTCCATGCTGCGCTACCCGCAGAACAGAAGCTGCGCATCCCCATGCAGCCCAATAACCGCAGCTTGAACCTTTCCAACGCCGTTGCCATCGTCAGCTATGAGGCGTGGCGCCAGCAAGATTATGCTGGCGCATTAGGCAGTGAGTGA
- a CDS encoding response regulator transcription factor, with the protein MRILLVEDDPSLASGIRMALKPEHYTVDHLADGDNALHALKNEPFDAVILDLGLPTIDGMEVLRAIRRHGSQLPILVLTARDAVDNRIEGLDAGADDYLTKPFEVAELKARLRALLRRSQGQTSGLLTCRGISLDPQTLQVSYQHQVITLSRRELTLLQEFMSHPGRVFTRDTLTRLVYGWEEDVESNAIEVHIHHLRRKLFPEVIRTVRGIGYVMDKS; encoded by the coding sequence ATGCGCATTTTACTGGTTGAAGACGACCCAAGCTTGGCATCGGGGATTCGTATGGCGCTGAAACCAGAGCACTATACGGTAGATCATTTAGCCGATGGTGATAACGCTCTTCATGCGCTTAAAAATGAACCTTTTGATGCGGTCATCCTGGATCTTGGCTTGCCAACGATCGATGGAATGGAAGTACTTCGCGCTATTCGTCGGCATGGCAGCCAACTGCCTATTTTGGTTCTGACCGCCCGCGATGCGGTGGATAACCGTATTGAAGGATTGGATGCGGGTGCCGACGACTACCTAACCAAACCCTTCGAAGTAGCAGAATTAAAAGCGCGTCTGCGTGCTTTATTGCGCCGCAGCCAAGGGCAAACCAGCGGCTTGCTCACCTGCCGGGGAATTAGCCTGGACCCTCAGACATTACAGGTGAGTTATCAACATCAAGTGATCACGCTTTCGCGCCGTGAGCTAACGTTACTGCAGGAATTTATGAGCCACCCAGGCCGTGTGTTCACCCGCGATACCTTAACGCGATTAGTGTACGGCTGGGAGGAAGATGTCGAAAGTAACGCTATCGAAGTGCACATCCATCATTTGCGGCGAAAGCTATTTCCTGAGGTTATCCGAACCGTGAGAGGGATTGGCTATGTAATGGATAAATCGTAA
- a CDS encoding DUF1016 N-terminal domain-containing protein has product MRIEQARGQVRQAVNTAMVQSYWEIGRLIVEHEQQDNNRAEYGKQPLQQLSQQLTEQLGKGFDVRNLRNMRQFYQSFPKRNAVRTELSWTHYRTLLRVENAQARD; this is encoded by the coding sequence CTGCGGATAGAACAAGCACGCGGTCAAGTGCGCCAAGCCGTGAATACGGCCATGGTACAAAGCTACTGGGAAATAGGTCGTTTAATTGTCGAGCACGAACAGCAGGACAATAATCGTGCTGAGTATGGTAAGCAACCGCTACAGCAGCTCTCACAACAGCTTACCGAGCAGCTGGGCAAAGGCTTTGATGTCCGCAACCTACGCAATATGCGCCAGTTTTATCAAAGCTTTCCAAAACGGAACGCAGTGCGTACCGAATTGAGCTGGACTCACTATCGAACCCTGCTGCGAGTGGAAAACGCCCAAGCTCGCGATTAG
- a CDS encoding GNAT family N-acetyltransferase produces the protein MTRHSSFGHRSLAYTVMQCPPEQRREALLHLAAVHDPAQQPALQHALSTVKAGPDTVWQGLWIATQAGHIEAAAWVQPLANQMAQLWLPRQHNSAADALLKALQGWVSKQPIALCHVALHDDAGNWETTLVAHGMRALASLEHLVWQCQVGQSHANPLTLRSFAELAPTQQRTLVAKVSEGSLDCPGLREVLTIDALLAGFYDQAPNAPDHWYQLQHQGEVVGVLLLAPNHVTQRWSLQLMGLLPEWRGEGRGKDIIQQAQSLVSKAGARDITLTVDTQNIPAKRVYAQAGFTRYAQQRLLAWC, from the coding sequence ATGACACGTCATTCTTCTTTCGGCCACCGCTCCTTAGCCTACACAGTAATGCAGTGCCCACCTGAACAACGGCGTGAAGCATTACTCCATTTGGCTGCCGTGCATGACCCTGCGCAACAACCTGCATTGCAGCATGCTTTGTCAACGGTAAAAGCTGGCCCTGACACTGTTTGGCAGGGCCTTTGGATAGCAACCCAAGCGGGCCATATCGAAGCTGCCGCCTGGGTACAGCCATTGGCTAATCAAATGGCACAGCTTTGGCTACCCAGGCAACATAATTCAGCAGCCGATGCGCTGTTGAAAGCCTTACAGGGCTGGGTAAGTAAGCAGCCGATTGCGCTATGCCATGTGGCGCTACACGACGATGCAGGCAACTGGGAAACGACGTTAGTGGCCCACGGCATGCGAGCACTTGCCTCCCTGGAGCACCTTGTGTGGCAGTGCCAAGTCGGACAATCGCACGCTAACCCGCTAACGCTACGTTCCTTCGCTGAGCTGGCTCCCACCCAGCAGCGGACGCTGGTGGCGAAGGTAAGCGAAGGCTCGTTAGATTGCCCTGGGCTTCGCGAAGTGCTCACCATTGACGCGTTGCTGGCCGGTTTTTATGACCAAGCACCGAATGCGCCAGACCATTGGTATCAGCTACAGCATCAGGGGGAAGTAGTCGGTGTACTATTGCTTGCTCCTAACCATGTTACTCAGCGCTGGTCATTGCAGTTGATGGGGCTGTTGCCTGAGTGGCGCGGCGAGGGAAGGGGCAAGGATATTATTCAACAAGCGCAGTCGTTGGTTAGCAAGGCGGGAGCCCGTGACATCACGCTCACCGTCGATACGCAAAATATCCCCGCAAAGCGTGTATATGCTCAGGCAGGGTTTACGCGTTATGCTCAGCAGCGTTTACTGGCTTGGTGTTAA
- a CDS encoding histidine phosphatase family protein, which translates to MRHALAPGIGDPAGFELSQCDTQRNLSAQGRAQAEAIGRSFRERDVPIASVYSSRWCRALETAELMALSRVEPTPWLDSFFRQRSERGARTQTAREHIAAWHGPGNLLLVTHQVNITALTGGGVSSGEMIVVRPTGDSFQMVGRLNDE; encoded by the coding sequence ATGCGTCACGCACTGGCTCCAGGCATTGGTGATCCGGCTGGGTTTGAGCTTTCTCAGTGCGATACACAGCGTAACCTTTCAGCCCAGGGGCGCGCTCAGGCTGAGGCGATTGGTCGTTCATTTCGTGAGCGGGATGTGCCTATTGCCTCGGTGTATTCGTCTCGCTGGTGCCGGGCGCTGGAAACTGCTGAGCTAATGGCGTTGAGCCGCGTGGAGCCAACCCCATGGTTAGATTCGTTTTTTCGTCAGCGCAGTGAGCGAGGTGCACGCACGCAAACGGCGCGTGAGCACATAGCTGCTTGGCATGGCCCAGGTAATTTGCTGCTGGTGACCCATCAGGTCAATATTACGGCGCTCACAGGCGGTGGAGTGAGCTCAGGCGAAATGATCGTCGTGCGCCCAACGGGCGATTCGTTTCAGATGGTGGGCCGGTTGAACGATGAGTAG
- the rep gene encoding DNA helicase Rep: protein MTPQPPKSILSRIKGLNPRQQEAVRYIDGPCLVLAGAGSGKTSVITTKIAYLVQECGMSARKIAAVTFTNKAAREMKERVGQMLKGKEGHGLTVSTFHNLGLNIIRGELKTLGYKPGFSLFDPEDAKALLRDLMNKDAQVDAEQINAVQSKISTWKNDLVLPSDALSFAADDDEHFAARVYEAYVRHLKAYNAVDFDDLILLPVVLLQRDPEALARWRNKIHYMLVDEYQDTNVSQYLLVKLLMAERATFTVVGDDDQSIYAWRGARPENLVTLGEDFPRLNVIKLEQNYRSTGTILRAANTLIANNPHVYDKTLWSDMGDGAPIRVIVNRHEEAESERVASEMLTRRIKEKAEWRDFAVLYRGNFQARLLELKLQHYQIPYKLSGGTSFFSRNEIKDTMAYLRLLINPADDNAFLRIVNVPRREIGPGTLEKLANYATERSISLFAACHELGLEQTLPTRAVERLSRFTHFIDGVRKRMDQDDAIAAIRDMLRDMDYEAWLYQNASAPTVAERRMANVWILIDQLEKSLNRDPEDADDSTATETDGVEAAISRLVLRDILEQQAEEDDSDRVQLLTMHASKGLEFPHVYLMGLEEDLLPHRNAIEMGTVEEERRLAYVGITRARRTLTLTLARQRKAYGELMDCQPSRFLDELPADDLEWEGRADKEDPEKKQARGQDAIAGLRSLLG from the coding sequence ATGACGCCCCAACCGCCAAAGAGCATTCTTAGCCGCATTAAAGGGCTAAACCCGCGCCAGCAAGAAGCGGTGCGCTATATTGACGGCCCCTGCTTGGTCCTGGCGGGTGCGGGTTCAGGTAAAACCAGTGTTATTACCACTAAAATCGCCTATCTGGTGCAAGAGTGCGGCATGAGCGCGCGCAAAATAGCGGCGGTTACCTTTACCAATAAAGCCGCCAGAGAGATGAAAGAGCGCGTTGGGCAAATGCTGAAGGGTAAAGAGGGCCACGGGCTAACGGTGTCGACGTTTCACAATTTAGGCCTAAATATTATTCGCGGCGAGCTAAAAACCCTGGGCTACAAGCCGGGCTTTTCATTGTTTGACCCAGAAGATGCCAAAGCACTGCTGCGCGATTTGATGAACAAAGACGCTCAGGTAGACGCCGAGCAGATCAACGCAGTGCAGAGCAAAATATCCACGTGGAAGAACGACTTAGTGCTACCCAGTGACGCGCTTTCTTTTGCCGCGGATGATGACGAGCACTTTGCCGCACGGGTTTATGAAGCTTACGTGCGCCACTTAAAAGCCTATAACGCGGTGGATTTTGACGACCTGATTCTACTGCCGGTGGTTCTGCTACAACGTGACCCAGAGGCACTGGCCCGCTGGCGGAACAAAATCCACTACATGCTAGTGGATGAGTATCAGGACACTAATGTTTCCCAGTACCTGTTGGTGAAACTGCTGATGGCGGAGCGGGCTACCTTTACCGTGGTTGGCGACGACGATCAGTCGATCTACGCGTGGCGCGGGGCAAGGCCTGAAAACTTGGTGACCCTTGGCGAAGACTTCCCACGCCTGAACGTTATCAAGCTGGAGCAGAACTACCGCTCGACCGGCACCATTTTGCGCGCGGCCAACACGTTAATTGCCAACAACCCCCACGTTTACGATAAAACGCTATGGTCAGATATGGGCGACGGCGCGCCTATCCGAGTCATCGTCAACCGCCATGAAGAGGCGGAGTCAGAGCGGGTAGCCAGCGAAATGCTAACCCGGCGCATCAAAGAGAAAGCAGAATGGCGAGATTTTGCGGTGCTCTATCGGGGTAATTTTCAGGCACGTTTATTAGAGCTCAAGCTGCAGCACTACCAAATTCCCTACAAGCTTTCCGGCGGTACGTCGTTTTTCTCTCGCAACGAGATCAAGGACACCATGGCCTATCTGCGGTTGTTAATTAATCCCGCCGATGACAATGCCTTTTTACGCATTGTGAACGTGCCCCGCCGTGAAATAGGCCCCGGCACGCTGGAAAAGCTGGCCAACTATGCAACTGAACGCTCTATTTCGCTGTTTGCTGCCTGCCACGAGCTGGGGTTAGAGCAAACGCTGCCGACTCGGGCCGTGGAGCGGCTTTCACGCTTTACGCACTTTATTGATGGCGTGCGCAAACGCATGGATCAAGACGATGCCATCGCAGCCATTCGCGACATGCTGCGCGATATGGATTACGAGGCGTGGTTATACCAAAACGCCAGCGCCCCAACCGTCGCTGAGCGGCGCATGGCCAACGTATGGATTTTGATTGATCAGCTAGAAAAGTCGCTCAACCGTGACCCGGAAGATGCTGATGATTCCACTGCGACGGAAACCGATGGCGTAGAGGCTGCTATTTCCCGCCTTGTGCTGCGGGATATTCTTGAGCAGCAGGCTGAAGAAGACGACTCCGACCGTGTGCAGCTACTTACCATGCACGCCTCGAAAGGGCTGGAGTTTCCCCATGTGTATTTGATGGGTTTAGAAGAAGATTTGTTGCCCCACCGCAACGCCATTGAGATGGGCACTGTGGAAGAGGAGCGCCGCTTGGCTTACGTTGGCATTACACGGGCAAGGCGCACGCTAACGCTGACGCTAGCCCGCCAGCGTAAAGCGTATGGTGAACTGATGGACTGCCAGCCCAGCCGTTTTTTAGACGAACTGCCCGCTGATGATTTGGAGTGGGAGGGCCGTGCCGATAAAGAAGACCCCGAGAAAAAGCAGGCACGCGGGCAAGACGCGATTGCCGGGCTGCGTTCTTTGTTGGGTTAA
- the pyrE gene encoding orotate phosphoribosyltransferase, with protein MATTLQPYQRDFIAFAIEQGVLKFGEFTLKSGRVSPYFFNAGLFQTGRALAKLGRFYAQAIVDSGLQADVLFGPAYKGIPLAAVTAAALADHHDRDMPYAFNRKEAKTHGEGGNIVGAPLTGDILIIDDVITAGTAIREVMSLIEQSGARAGGVIIALDRQERGQGEQSAIQEVQAQYGMPVVSIVTLEQVLTYLEEHAGGEMLAYAEAVRAYRDRYGITG; from the coding sequence GTGGCCACCACTCTACAACCCTATCAGCGCGATTTCATTGCCTTCGCTATTGAGCAGGGCGTGCTCAAGTTTGGCGAGTTCACGCTTAAGTCGGGGCGAGTAAGCCCTTACTTTTTCAATGCAGGCCTGTTTCAAACCGGTCGTGCCTTGGCCAAGCTGGGCCGGTTTTATGCCCAAGCGATTGTCGATAGTGGCCTGCAGGCAGATGTGTTGTTTGGCCCAGCCTATAAAGGCATTCCCTTGGCGGCGGTCACCGCTGCGGCCTTAGCTGACCACCATGACCGCGATATGCCCTACGCGTTTAACCGTAAAGAGGCCAAAACCCATGGCGAAGGTGGCAATATTGTTGGCGCACCACTGACCGGCGATATTTTGATCATTGATGACGTGATTACTGCCGGGACTGCTATCCGTGAAGTGATGAGCCTAATTGAGCAAAGCGGTGCCCGCGCGGGTGGCGTGATTATTGCGCTAGATCGCCAAGAGCGCGGCCAGGGCGAACAAAGTGCTATCCAGGAAGTTCAGGCTCAGTACGGCATGCCGGTTGTCAGTATTGTCACCTTAGAGCAAGTGCTTACTTACCTTGAAGAGCATGCTGGCGGCGAAATGCTTGCTTACGCTGAGGCCGTACGCGCTTATCGCGACCGCTACGGCATCACCGGCTAG
- the aqpZ gene encoding aquaporin Z, with amino-acid sequence MKKYAAELIGTFWLVLGGCGSAVLAAAFPDVGIGLLGVSLAFGLTVVTMAYAIGHISGCHLNPAVSIGLWVGGRFPAKELPYYIGAQVLGAIVAGGVLYLIASGQAGFDVSAGFASNGYGEHSPGGYSMMAALLIEVVMTMMFIFIIMGATDGRAPAGFAPLAIGLGLTLIHLISIPVTNTSVNPARSTGVALYVGDWATAQLWLFWVAPMIGAALGALAYRFIAQPEALIAPPSPSDHDDDLTGKIVP; translated from the coding sequence ATGAAAAAGTACGCAGCGGAGTTAATCGGTACGTTTTGGTTAGTGTTGGGTGGTTGTGGCAGCGCGGTGCTAGCGGCGGCTTTCCCAGACGTAGGTATTGGCCTATTAGGGGTATCGCTGGCCTTTGGTTTAACGGTTGTCACGATGGCGTATGCGATTGGGCATATTTCGGGCTGCCATTTAAACCCTGCGGTATCGATAGGGCTTTGGGTGGGCGGGCGCTTCCCTGCAAAAGAGTTGCCTTACTATATTGGCGCGCAAGTGCTGGGTGCTATTGTTGCCGGCGGTGTGCTGTATCTTATTGCGAGTGGTCAGGCGGGTTTTGATGTGTCGGCTGGATTTGCATCCAATGGGTATGGAGAGCATTCACCCGGCGGTTACAGCATGATGGCAGCACTACTCATTGAAGTCGTGATGACCATGATGTTTATCTTCATCATTATGGGGGCAACCGATGGTCGTGCACCGGCAGGCTTTGCGCCTTTGGCGATTGGCTTGGGCTTAACGCTTATTCACCTGATCAGCATTCCGGTGACCAATACCTCGGTGAATCCAGCGCGCAGTACGGGCGTTGCGCTGTATGTGGGTGATTGGGCGACGGCTCAGCTGTGGTTGTTCTGGGTAGCGCCAATGATCGGTGCGGCGTTAGGGGCATTAGCGTATCGCTTTATTGCTCAGCCTGAGGCACTCATAGCCCCGCCATCGCCTTCTGATCACGATGATGATCTGACGGGTAAGATCGTTCCTTAA
- a CDS encoding YicC/YloC family endoribonuclease: protein MANLRHVHSMTAFARTEQAAPFGTLQVEIRSVNQRYLEPHFRLPDALRELEPVLRDALRTRLARGKVECSLRFEAAEANQAPAVNAQRLKEIADALAAIQQQVPSAVPPTTLALLNQPGVMETQHLDQDVIKAAAKNLFDQALDELIDARAREGEKLAEMITTRLSAVSEQVATVRSLLPQILERQRAQLLERLEVAKTELDPQRLEAELVLVAQKADVDEELDRLTAHVQEVSRQLAQKGPKGRRLDFLMQELNREANTLSSKSVVAETTRCAVELKVLIEQMREQIQNIE, encoded by the coding sequence ATGGCCAACCTACGCCACGTACACAGCATGACCGCCTTTGCCCGCACCGAGCAGGCCGCCCCGTTTGGCACCCTGCAGGTAGAAATCCGCTCGGTGAATCAGCGTTATCTGGAACCGCACTTTCGCCTGCCCGACGCTCTACGCGAGCTAGAACCGGTGCTGCGCGACGCCTTACGCACACGCCTAGCGCGGGGGAAAGTAGAGTGCAGTCTGCGTTTTGAAGCCGCTGAAGCCAACCAAGCCCCTGCAGTTAACGCCCAGCGCTTAAAAGAAATAGCCGATGCCCTGGCCGCCATTCAGCAACAGGTGCCCAGTGCCGTGCCGCCCACCACGCTGGCGTTGCTTAACCAACCCGGCGTTATGGAAACCCAGCACCTCGATCAAGACGTCATTAAAGCCGCCGCCAAAAACCTGTTTGACCAAGCGCTAGACGAGTTGATCGACGCCCGCGCCCGAGAAGGCGAAAAACTCGCTGAGATGATCACCACTCGCCTATCGGCTGTGAGTGAACAAGTCGCCACCGTGCGCAGCTTGCTGCCGCAAATTTTAGAGCGCCAGCGCGCCCAACTGCTAGAGCGCCTGGAAGTCGCCAAAACCGAACTCGACCCTCAACGTTTGGAAGCCGAGCTGGTACTGGTGGCACAGAAAGCCGACGTAGACGAAGAACTGGACCGCCTAACAGCGCATGTGCAAGAAGTCAGCCGCCAGCTGGCCCAAAAAGGCCCCAAAGGCCGCCGCCTGGATTTCCTAATGCAGGAACTCAACCGCGAAGCTAACACGCTATCGTCAAAATCGGTTGTGGCTGAGACAACCCGCTGCGCAGTGGAGTTAAAGGTGCTAATTGAGCAGATGCGGGAACAGATTCAGAATATTGAGTGA
- a CDS encoding c-type cytochrome yields MKSKLIMSGLAALGVMAGTSGAYAQDAARDAIAERLAPVGQLCLQGQDCGTAAAPAAASSGGGGEIDGAGIYNNICMACHETGAAGAPVRGDEAAWSERTEQGFATLLDHSINGIGAMPARGGNPNLSDEEMEAATAYLVEPVMEVPELGGGEEAAAEATEESASDDMAAADDASADEATADAAASEEEAVASEEEASSGGNGLDGEALYASAGCVACHAAGVAGAPLIGDADAWAPRLEQGVDALYQSVFNGKGVMPPRGGSSASDEEIMAVVDYMVSEVQ; encoded by the coding sequence GTGAAATCTAAGCTGATCATGAGCGGGCTGGCGGCCCTAGGCGTCATGGCAGGCACATCCGGTGCTTATGCCCAAGACGCAGCACGTGACGCAATCGCTGAGCGCCTAGCGCCGGTAGGTCAACTCTGTTTGCAAGGCCAAGACTGTGGTACCGCAGCAGCACCGGCCGCCGCTAGTAGCGGCGGCGGCGGTGAGATTGATGGCGCGGGTATCTATAACAATATCTGTATGGCGTGCCACGAAACCGGCGCTGCTGGCGCTCCGGTTCGTGGCGACGAAGCCGCTTGGTCTGAGCGTACCGAGCAAGGCTTCGCGACATTGCTAGACCACTCGATTAACGGTATTGGTGCGATGCCTGCTCGTGGCGGCAACCCCAACCTGTCAGATGAAGAGATGGAAGCGGCGACAGCGTATTTAGTAGAACCAGTGATGGAAGTGCCAGAACTGGGCGGTGGCGAAGAAGCGGCTGCGGAGGCAACTGAAGAGAGCGCTAGCGACGATATGGCCGCGGCAGATGATGCCAGTGCTGACGAAGCCACCGCAGATGCTGCGGCCAGCGAAGAAGAAGCGGTCGCCAGTGAAGAAGAAGCTTCCAGCGGTGGCAACGGTTTAGATGGCGAAGCGCTTTATGCCAGTGCTGGTTGTGTGGCTTGCCACGCAGCAGGCGTTGCCGGTGCCCCTTTGATTGGCGATGCTGACGCTTGGGCGCCACGCCTTGAGCAGGGTGTCGATGCACTTTACCAAAGCGTGTTTAACGGTAAAGGCGTGATGCCACCGCGTGGTGGTAGCAGTGCTTCTGACGAAGAGATTATGGCCGTTGTAGACTACATGGTGTCAGAAGTGCAATAA
- the rph gene encoding ribonuclease PH produces the protein MRPDVVRPSGREADQLREIRITRDYTRHAEGSVLVEFGDTKVLCNASVEAGVPRWLRGKNQGWITAEYGMLPRATHTRSGREATRGKQGGRTLEIQRLIGRSLRAAINLKKLGEFTITVDCDVIQADGGTRTASITGGCVALVDAIRYLQREKKIKGDPFKQLVSAISVGIYKGVPVLDLDYPEDSKADTDLNVVMTESGELIEVQGTAEAGAFNRTELNAMLDLAEKAGSELREKQREALGIRG, from the coding sequence ATGCGTCCTGATGTTGTTCGCCCTAGCGGTCGTGAAGCCGACCAGCTCCGTGAAATTCGCATAACCCGCGATTACACCCGCCATGCAGAAGGTTCGGTACTGGTGGAGTTTGGCGATACCAAGGTGCTGTGTAATGCGAGCGTAGAAGCGGGCGTACCACGCTGGCTGCGTGGCAAAAATCAGGGTTGGATTACCGCTGAGTACGGCATGTTGCCCCGTGCCACTCACACCCGCAGTGGCCGTGAAGCGACGCGTGGCAAACAAGGTGGCCGGACGCTGGAAATTCAGCGTTTGATAGGCCGTAGCCTGCGCGCAGCGATTAACTTGAAGAAGTTGGGCGAATTCACCATTACCGTGGATTGCGATGTGATCCAGGCCGACGGCGGCACCCGTACCGCGTCGATTACTGGCGGCTGTGTGGCGCTGGTAGATGCCATTCGTTATCTGCAGCGTGAGAAGAAGATCAAAGGTGATCCCTTTAAACAGCTGGTTAGCGCAATTTCGGTGGGTATTTATAAAGGCGTGCCGGTACTGGACTTGGATTATCCGGAAGATAGCAAAGCTGACACCGATCTGAACGTAGTGATGACTGAAAGTGGCGAGCTGATTGAAGTGCAGGGCACCGCGGAAGCAGGCGCGTTTAACCGTACCGAGCTGAATGCGATGCTTGATCTCGCTGAGAAAGCGGGCTCCGAGCTGCGCGAAAAACAGCGCGAAGCACTGGGTATTCGCGGCTAA
- a CDS encoding DNA-3-methyladenine glycosylase family protein: MTLETIERAMAALAKVDPDIARAYPLVGAPEPRQRDQGFATFFSTIVSQQISTEAARAIMSRVKALLPELSAKAVMDVEDQALRDAGLSWRKVAYAKGLAEAELAGTFSADGLALLSDDEAIAAITQLRGFGRWSAEIYLMFSLQRMDIFPADDLALRVALGRLKKREGKPTPKQARQLVEHWGPWRSVGSLFLWHYYRGEPL, translated from the coding sequence ATGACACTTGAGACTATCGAACGCGCCATGGCCGCACTCGCTAAGGTCGACCCAGATATCGCCCGTGCCTATCCACTCGTTGGCGCACCCGAGCCGCGCCAACGCGACCAAGGCTTCGCAACGTTTTTTAGCACGATTGTTAGCCAGCAGATTTCGACGGAAGCAGCTCGCGCCATTATGAGCCGTGTGAAGGCACTGCTGCCCGAATTGAGCGCAAAGGCGGTGATGGACGTTGAAGACCAAGCGCTGAGAGATGCAGGGCTTTCCTGGCGCAAAGTGGCGTATGCCAAAGGGCTGGCGGAGGCAGAGCTTGCAGGCACGTTCAGCGCCGATGGGCTGGCATTGCTGAGCGATGACGAGGCGATTGCCGCCATCACTCAACTGCGTGGCTTTGGACGCTGGAGCGCCGAAATTTACCTGATGTTTTCGCTCCAGCGCATGGATATATTTCCCGCCGACGACCTTGCTTTACGTGTAGCGCTTGGCCGTCTAAAAAAACGGGAAGGCAAACCCACGCCTAAACAGGCTCGCCAGTTAGTCGAACACTGGGGGCCCTGGCGTAGCGTGGGGTCGCTATTTTTATGGCACTACTATCGTGGAGAACCGCTTTAA